A portion of the Acanthopagrus latus isolate v.2019 chromosome 21, fAcaLat1.1, whole genome shotgun sequence genome contains these proteins:
- the LOC119011894 gene encoding myosin-7-like, with the protein MGDAEMSVFGAAAPYLRKSDKERMEASTRPFDIKKECFVPDPVEEFVKATITSRDGDKVTVETQNGKTVTVKDSQILQQNPPKFDKIEDMAMLTFLHEPAVLFNLKERYAAWMIYTYSGLFCVTVNPYKWLPVYNQEVVVAYRGKKRSEAPPHIFSISDNAYQYMLADRENQSILITGESGAGKTVNTKRVIQYFASIAAGGIKKDPNAKDKGTLEDQIIQANPALEAFGNAKTIRNDNSSRFGKFIRIHFDARGKLASADIETYLLEKSRVTFQLKAERDYHIFYQILSNKKPEILEMLLITNNPYDYAFISQGETQVASIDDAEELMATDNAFDVLGFTQEEKNSVYKLTGAIMHYGNMKFKQKQREEQAEADGTEDADKAAYLMGLNSADLIKGLCHPRVKVGNEWVTKGQNVAQVNYAVGALSKAVYEKMFLWMVMRINQSLETKQPRQYFIGVLDIAGFEIFDFNTFEQLCINFTNEKLQQFFNHHMFVLEQEEYKKEGIEWTFIDFGMDLQACIDLIEKPMGIMSILEEECMFPKASDTTFKAKLYDNHLGKSANFQKPRIVKGKPEAHFALMHYAGTVDYNINNWLVKNKDPLNETVVALYQKSTLKLLAILFANYSGADSAMTEATEGKKEKKKKGSSFQTVSALHRENLNKLMTNLRSTHPHFVRCIIPNETKTPGAMENPLVMHQLRCNGVLEGIRICRKGFPNRILYGDFKQRYRILNPAAIPDGQFIDSRKGAEKLLGSLDIDHNQYKFGHTKVFFKAGLLGLLEEMRDERLSKIITAIQARSRGLLSRIEYQKMVERRDALLVIQWNVRSFMGVKNWPWMKLFFKIKPLLRSAEAEKEMANMKEEFLKLKEAYAKSEARRKELEEKMVTLLQEKNDLQLQVQAEQDNLCDAEERCEGLIKNKIQLEAKAKELTERLEDEEEMNAELTAKKRKLEDECSELKKDIDDLELTLAKVEKEKHATENKVKNMTEEMAALDEIIAKLTKEKKALQEAHQQTLDDLQSEEDKVNSLTKAKAKLEQQVDDLEGSLEQEKKVRMDLERAKRKLEGDLKLTQETVMDLENDKQQLEERLKKKDFEISQLNGKIEDEQAIIVQLQKKLKELQARVEELEEELEAERAARAKVEKQRADLARELEEISERLEEAGGATSAQIEMNKKREAEFLKLRRDLEEATLQHEATAATLRKKQADSVADLGEQIDNLQRVKQKLEKEKSELRLELDDVVSNMEQVVKSKTNLEKTCRTLEDQMNEYRTKCDEYQRSLHDFTTQKSKLQAENDELSRQMEEKESLVSQLTRGKNSYNQQLEDLKRQLEEEIKAKNALAHAVQSARHDCDLLREQYEEEQEAKTDLQRSMSKANSEVAQWRTKYETDAIQRTEELEEAKKKLAQRLQEAEEAVEAVNAKCSSLEKTKHRLQNEIEDLMVDVERSNAAAAALDKKQRNFDKVLSEWKQKYEECQCELESSQKEARSLSTELFKLKNSYEESLDQLETMKRENKNLQEEISDLTEQLGEGGKTIHELEKVRKQLEQEKSEIQSALEEAEASLEHEEGKILRAQLEFTQIKAEMERKLAEKDEEMEQNKRNLQRMIDTLQSSLEAECRSRNEALRLKKKMEGDLNEMEIQLSQANRQAAEAQKQLKSVHAHLKDAQLQLDDSLRANDDMKENIAIVERRNNLLQAEVEELRTALEQTERTRKLAEQELLDVTERVQLLHSQNTSLINHKKKLEADASQLQTEVEEAVQECRNAEEKAKKAITDAAMMAEELKKEQDTSAHLERMKKNMEQTIKDLQHRLDEAEQIAMKGGKKQLQKLEARVRELENELEMEQKKSSDAVKGIRKYERRIKELTYQTEEDRKNVARLQDLVDKLQLKVKAYKRSAEEAEEHANVHLGKFRKLQHELDEAEERADIAESQVNKLRVKSREAGPKKGFDEE; encoded by the exons ATGGGGGATGCAGAGATGTCTGTGTTTGGGGCGGCTGCCCCATACCTCAGAAAGTCTGACAAAGAGCGCATGGAGGCATCCACACGTCCATTCGACATAAAGAAGGAATGTTTTGTCCCGGATCCAGTGGAAGAGTTTGTGAAGGCAACCATCACCAGTCGAGATGGAGACAAGGTCactgtagaaacacaaaatgGGAAG ACTGTAACCGTCAAAGACTCCCAGATTCTGCAACAGAATCCTCCTAAGTTTGACAAGATCGAGGACATGGCCATGTTGACCTTCCTCCATGAGCCTGCTGTGCTGTTTAACCTAAAAGAACGTTATGCAGCATGGATGATCTAT ACCTACTCTGGGCTGTTCTGTGTGACTGTCAACCCCTACAAGTGGCTGCCAGTCTACAACCAGGAAGTGGTTGTTGCCTatagaggaaagaagaggagtgaAGCTCCTCCTCATatcttctccatctctgacaATGCCTACCAGTACATGCTGGCAG ACCGTGAAAACCAGTCTATTCTGATCAC TGGAGAATCTGGTGCTGGAAAGACTGTCAACACAAAGCGAGTCATCCAATATTTTGCTAGTATTGCAGCTGGAGGCATAAAGAAAGACCCCAATGCCAAGGACAAG GGTACCCTGGAGGATCAAATCATCCAGGCTAACCCTGCTCTGGAGGCCTTTGGTAATGCCAAGACCATCAGGAATGACAACTCCTCCAGATTT GGTAAATTCATCCGAATTCATTTTGATGCCAGGGGGAAGTTAGCCTCTGCTGATATTGAAACAT ACCTTCTGGAGAAGTCTCGTGTGACCTTCCAGCTCAAAGCTGAGAGAGATTACCACATTTTCTACCAGATTCTGTCTAACAAGAAGCCTGAAATCCTGG AGATGCTGTTGATCACTAATAATCCCTATGACTACGCCTTCATCTCCCAAGGGGAAACCCAAGTGGCATCCATTGATGATGCAGAGGAACTGATGGCAACAGAT AATGCCTTCGACGTGTTAGGCTTTAcccaagaggaaaaaaactctGTGTACAAGCTGACTGGTGCCATCATGCACTATGGCAACATGAAGTTCAAGCAGAAACAGCGAGAGGAGCAAGCAGAGGCTGATGGCACTGAAG ATGCTGACAAAGCAGCGTACCTGATGGGGCTGAACTCTGCTGACCTGATCAAAGGTCTCTGTCACCCAAGAGTCAAAGTAGGAAATGAATGGGTCACCAAGGGACAAAATGTTGCTCAG GTGAACTATGCTGTCGGTGCTCTGTCCAAGGCTGTTTATGAAAAGATGTTTCTGTGGATGGTTATGAGAATCAACCAGTCACTGGAGACCAAGCAGCCCCGCCAGTACTTCATTGGTGTGCTGGATATTGCTGGATTTGAGATCTTTGAT tTCAACACCTTTGAGCAGCTTTGCATCAACTTCACCaatgaaaaactgcaacagTTTTTCAACCACCACATGTTTGTGCTGGAGCAGGAAGAGTACAAGAAAGAGGGCATTGAATGGACGTTCATTGACTTTGGAATGGACTTGCAGGCCTGTATTGACCTGATTGAAAAG CCCATGGGTATCATGTCCATCCTTGAAGAGGAGTGCATGTTCCCCAAAGCCTCTGATACCACCTTCAAAGCTAAGCTCTATGACAACCACCTGGGGAAATCTGCCAACTTTCAAAAGCCCAGAATTGTGAAAGGGAAACCAGAGGCCCATTTTGCCCTGATGCACTATGCTGGAACTGTTGACTACAATATCAACAACTGGCTGGTGAAGAACAAGGATCCTCTGAATGAGACCGTTGTTGCACTCTACCAGAAGTCTACACTCAAGCTCTTAGCGATCCTTTTTGCAAATTATTCTGGAGCTGACTCAG CTATGACAGAAGCTACTGAAggcaaaaaagagaagaagaagaagggatcATCATTTCAGACTGTATCCGCTCTTCATAGG GAGAACCTGAACAAACTGATGACCAACTTGAGGTCTACTCATCCTCACTTTGTACGCTGCATCATCCCCAATGAGACCAAGACTCCTGGGGCCATGGAGAATCCTCTGGTGATGCACCAGCTACGCTGTAACGGTGTGCTGGAAGGCATCAGGATCTGCAGGAAGGGCTTCCCCAACAGGATCCTCTATGGGGATTTCAAACAGAG ATATCGCATTCTGAATCCTGCAGCCATCCCTGATGGTCAGTTCATTGACAGCAGGAAAGGAGCTGAGAAACTCCTCGGGTCTCTTGATATTGATCACAACCAGTACAAATTTGGACATACCAAG GTATTCTTCAAGGCTGGTTTGCTTGGTCTCCTtgaggagatgagagatgagcGTCTCTCCAAAATCATCACTGCTATTCAAGCCAGATCTCGTGGGCTTTTATCTCGTATCGAGTATCAGAAAATGGTGGAGCGAAG aGATGCATTATTAGTGATCCAATGGAATGTCCGTTCTTTCATGGGGGTCAAGAATTGGCCCTGGATGAAGCTGTTCTTCAAGATAAAACCCCTGTTGAGATCTGCTGAGGCAGAAAAGGAGATGGCCAACATGAAGGAAGAATTCCTGAAGCTGAAAGAGGCTTATGCAAAATCTGAAGCTCGTAGAAAGGAGTTAGAGGAGAAAATGGTCACTCTTCTTCAAGAGAAGAATGATCTGCAGCTCCAAGTTCAAGCG GAGCAAGATAATCTCTGTGATGCAGAGGAAAGATGTGAGGGgctgatcaaaaacaaaattcagctGGAGGCAAAAGCCAAAGAGCTGACAGAACgactggaggatgaggaggagatgaaCGCTGAACTCACTGCtaagaagaggaagctggaggatgaGTGTTCTGAGCTGAAGAAAGACATAGATGACTTAGAGTTGACTCTGGCTAAagtggagaaagagaagcaTGCCACTGAGAACAAG GTAAAGAACATGACTGAGGAGATGGCCGCTCTTGATGAAATCATTGCCAAGTTGACCAAGGAAAAGAAGGCCTTACAAGAAGCTCATCAGCAAACACTGGATGATCTGCAGAGTGAGGAAGACAAAGTCAACTCTCTGACCAAGGCCAAGGCAAAGCTGGAGCAGCAAGTGGATGAT CTTGAAGGATCTCTTGAACAAGAGAAGAAGGTTCGAATGGATCTTGAGAGAGCAAAGCGGAAGCTGGAGGGAGACTTAAAGTTGACCCAGGAGACAGTAATGGATTTAGAAAATGACAAGCAACAGCTGGAGGAGCGCCTGAAAAA GAAAGACTTTGAGATCAGCCAGCTGAATGGCAAAATTGAAGATGAGCAGGCCATAATTGTTCAACTGCAAAAGAAGCTAAAAGAGCTGCAG GCTcgtgtggaggagctggaggaagagctgGAAGCAGAGCGAGCTGCCCGAGCCAaggtggagaagcagagagcagacttagccagagagctggaggagatcagcgagaggctggaggaggctggtggagcAACATCTGCTCAGATCGAGATGAACAAGAAGAGGGAGGCCGAGTTCCTGAAACTGCGCAGAGACCTTGAAGAGGCCACTCTGCAGCACGAAGCCACCGCTGCAACACTCAGGAAGAAACAAGCTGACAGTGTTGCTGACCTGGGAGAGCAGATTGACAACCTGCAGAGAGTTaaacagaagctggagaaggagaagagtgAGCTCAGACTGGAGCTGGATGATGTCGTCTCCAATATGGAACAAGTAGTTAAGTCTAAG ACTAACTTGGAGAAGACCTGCAGAACTTTGGAGgatcaaatgaatgaatacaggACGAAGTGTGATGAATATCAGAGATCCCTTCATGACTTCACCACCCAGAAATCCAAGCTTCAAGCAGAGAATG ATGAGCTTTCCaggcagatggaggagaaagaatcACTTGTTTCTCAGCTGACCAGAGGAAAGAATTCCTACAATCAACAACTGGAAGATCTTAAAAGACAACTAGAAGAGGAAATCAAG GCCAAGAATGCATTAGCTCATGCAGTGCAGTCTGCTCGTCATGACTGTGACCTGCTCAGAGAGCAgtatgaggaggagcaggaggcaaAGACCGATCTGCAGCGCAGCATGTCCAAGGCCAACTCTGAGGTGGCTCAGTGGAGAACTAAGTACGAGACTGATGCCATCCAGAGAACCGAGGAACTGGAGGAGGCAAA gaagaagctggcTCAGCGTctgcaggaggctgaggaggctgTTGAAGCTGTGAATGCTAAATGTTCCTCTCTGGAAAAGACCAAACACAGGCTGCAGAATGAGATTGAAGATCTCATGGTGGATGTGGAGAGGtctaatgctgctgctgctgctctggacaAGAAGCAAAGAAACTTTGACAAA GTCCTGTCTGAGtggaaacagaaatatgagGAGTGTCAATGTGAGTTGGAGAGTTCTCAGAAGGAAGCTAGGTCTCTGAGCACTGAGCTCTTCAAACTGAAGAACTCCTATGAAGAATCTCTGGACCAGCTGGAGAccatgaagagagagaacaagaatCTGCAGG AGGAGATTTCTGACCTCACTGAGCAACTTGGTGAGGGAGGAAAAACTATTCATGAGTTGGAGAAGGTCCGTAAGCAGCTGGAACAGGAAAAGAGTGAGATTCAGTCTGCCCTTGAAGAAGCAGAG GCATCTCTTGAGCATGAGGAGGGCAAGATTCTGAGAGCCCAGCTtgagttcacccaaattaaagcagaaatggaGCGCAAATTAGCTGAGAAAGATGAGGAGATGGAACAGAACAAGAGGAACCTGCAGAGGATGATTGACACCCTGCAGAGCTCTCTTGAGGCGGAGTGTCGCAGCAGGAACGAGGCCCTGcgtctgaagaagaagatggagggagacctCAATGAGATGGAGATCCAGCTCAGCCAGGCCAACAGGCAGGCAGCTGAGGCCCAGAAACAACTTAAATCAGTCCATGCGCATCTGAAG GATGCTCAGCTCCAGCTTGATGACTCCCTGCGAGCCAATGATGATATGAAGGAAAACATTGCCATTGTTGAGAGGCGCAACAACCTGCTTCAGGCTGAAGTGGAGGAGCTGCGGACAGCTCTGGAGCAAACTGAGAGAACTCGCAAACTTGCTGAGCAAGAGCTGCTGGATGTTACGGAGAGGGTGCAGCTACTGCACTCACAG AACACCAGCCTGATAAATCACAAGAAGAAGCTGGAAGCTGATGCTTCCCAGCTTCAGACTGAAGTGGAGGAAGCAGTGCAGGAATGCAGAAATGCTGAGGAAAAGGCCAAGAAGGCCATTACTGATGCTGCCATGatggcagaggagctgaagaaagagCAGGACACCAGCGCTCACCTGGAGCGTATGAAGAAGAACATGGAGCAAACCATTAAAGACCTGCAGCACCGCCTGGATGAAGCTGAACAGATCGCAATGAAGGGAGGCaagaagcagctgcagaagcTCGAGGCCAGG GTCAGGGAGCTGGAAAATGAGCTGGAAATGGAGCAGAAGAAAAGCAGTGACGCTGTGAAGGGCATCCGTAAATATGAGAGACGTATCAAGGAACTTACCTATCAG ACCGAGGAAGACCGCAAGAATGTTGCAAGACTCCAAGATCTGGTAGAtaagctgcagctgaaagttAAAGCCTACAAAAGATCTGCTGAAGAAGCT GAGGAACATGCTAATGTTCATCTTGGCAAGTTCCGCAAGTTGCAGCACGAGCTGGACGAGGCTGAAGAGCGAGCTGACATTGCTGAGTCTCAGGTCAACAAGCTGCGTGTCAAGAGCCGCGAGGCTGGCCCCAAG AAAGGGTTTGATGAGGAGTGA